In one Pseudomonas sp. 31-12 genomic region, the following are encoded:
- a CDS encoding fimbria/pilus outer membrane usher protein translates to MNTVLIYRDGEALPAVQTAARPLPGRWTTVALLLSNSLMVVDAHGNVPVPASFDQNTLLQRGIDPALATVLMQTPRFSAGRHPVTLTVNGQSHGRVDVTFDREGALCFDRALLDAANLNVPDRLLAESQCHDFLGTSPQTVIDPDPTSLALLLIVPTDAIRPTVRDFSGYQTGGIAGLLNYDVSGLRSQFGDQTSSFASANTEAGFNAGDWIVRSRQVQTWQDDVSRTTHIAAYAQRTFASHEAVLQAGQINLYNPVLAGAQITGVQVLNEEALQIEGQGAVIEGIANSQAQVEVRQNGALIHSTVVPAGPFALTNVRRLSTRSDVEVTIKEADGSERSFTVPAAMLGIGLPAPGYSLAAGQVRSTGDEQGGDPWVLSGGWSGALTPQVLLSAGLTGAADYRAAGVSVGLLPSPVTQVQATLTGADAGGRQASQGLQADLSASHRLSEQWAFNAGSSYRTLGYRELQDAVFDNTSDDSKSRYRDQQSAALSWSHPWVGAFSGGVSRSSSFDGQSSSRALASWGTNIGGVSVSATAEWQVSGANRNDDSVYLNLSIPLGENRRARTWVRSSAGEYRSGVGLNEQINDQLAYRVGVEHDTRDKEVQTTAGVSLLPRYTQLDLNYTRDDAERSSYQASARGGVVLHGGGVTLSPYPVSDTFALLSVGDMGAIKVSTPSGPVWTDWQGQAVIPHVAAYGRSAVEVDTKTLPRNADIHNGLAVISAGRGAVDSIEFGLTLTRRALLKATTANGAPLPRGAAVNTEDGEFVTLVQDGGLVFLPNVLDTRALWISAPGLERCELRFELPADADTNAYYETAPAKCRAL, encoded by the coding sequence ATGAACACAGTATTGATTTACCGTGATGGCGAAGCCCTGCCCGCTGTTCAGACCGCCGCTCGCCCTCTCCCTGGGCGGTGGACCACGGTCGCGCTGCTGCTGAGCAATTCGCTGATGGTGGTCGACGCCCACGGTAATGTGCCTGTGCCGGCATCGTTCGACCAAAACACACTGCTTCAGCGCGGCATCGATCCGGCGCTGGCGACGGTGCTGATGCAAACGCCGCGATTCTCGGCAGGCCGGCACCCCGTCACGCTCACGGTCAATGGCCAGAGCCATGGCCGGGTCGACGTCACTTTCGATCGCGAAGGCGCGTTGTGCTTCGATCGCGCGCTGCTGGATGCGGCCAACCTGAATGTGCCGGACCGTCTGCTGGCCGAGAGTCAGTGCCACGATTTCCTCGGTACTTCGCCGCAGACCGTCATCGACCCCGATCCGACAAGCCTTGCCCTGTTACTGATCGTACCCACCGACGCCATACGCCCCACTGTCCGGGATTTCTCGGGTTATCAAACCGGAGGCATCGCCGGTTTGCTCAACTACGACGTCAGCGGTTTGCGCAGCCAGTTCGGCGATCAGACCAGCAGCTTCGCCTCGGCCAATACCGAAGCAGGTTTCAACGCCGGTGACTGGATCGTGCGCAGCCGTCAGGTGCAGACCTGGCAGGACGACGTGTCCCGCACCACGCACATCGCCGCCTACGCCCAACGCACGTTTGCCAGCCACGAAGCGGTGCTGCAAGCGGGCCAGATCAATCTGTACAACCCGGTGCTGGCCGGCGCGCAGATCACTGGCGTGCAAGTGTTGAATGAGGAAGCGCTGCAGATCGAAGGCCAAGGCGCGGTCATTGAAGGCATCGCCAACAGCCAGGCGCAGGTCGAAGTTCGGCAGAACGGTGCGCTGATCCATTCCACGGTGGTGCCGGCCGGGCCGTTTGCCCTGACCAATGTACGCCGGCTCAGCACCCGCTCCGACGTGGAAGTCACCATCAAGGAAGCCGATGGCAGTGAGCGCAGCTTTACCGTGCCGGCCGCGATGCTCGGCATCGGTTTGCCGGCGCCCGGTTATTCGCTGGCGGCCGGCCAGGTGCGCAGTACCGGTGACGAACAGGGTGGCGATCCGTGGGTGCTCAGCGGCGGCTGGAGCGGTGCACTTACGCCGCAAGTGTTGCTCAGCGCAGGCCTGACCGGTGCCGCCGATTACCGCGCGGCAGGCGTCAGCGTCGGCCTGCTGCCATCGCCCGTTACCCAGGTTCAAGCGACGCTCACCGGTGCCGACGCCGGGGGCCGGCAAGCTAGCCAGGGGCTTCAGGCTGACTTGAGCGCATCGCACCGTTTAAGCGAGCAGTGGGCGTTCAATGCCGGCAGTTCTTACCGCACCCTTGGCTACCGTGAACTGCAAGACGCGGTGTTCGACAACACCTCCGACGACAGTAAATCCCGCTACCGCGACCAGCAAAGCGCGGCCTTGTCCTGGTCCCACCCGTGGGTCGGCGCGTTCAGCGGCGGCGTCAGCCGATCGAGCTCGTTCGACGGCCAAAGCAGCAGCCGCGCCCTCGCTTCCTGGGGCACCAACATCGGTGGTGTGTCGGTTTCGGCCACGGCGGAATGGCAAGTCAGCGGCGCAAACCGCAACGACGATAGCGTCTACCTGAACCTCAGCATTCCCTTGGGCGAGAACCGCCGGGCGCGCACCTGGGTGCGCAGCTCCGCTGGCGAATACCGCAGCGGTGTGGGTTTGAATGAACAGATCAACGATCAACTGGCCTACCGGGTCGGCGTCGAGCACGACACCCGCGACAAGGAAGTGCAGACCACCGCCGGCGTTTCACTGTTGCCGCGCTACACCCAACTGGACCTGAACTACACCCGCGACGATGCCGAACGCTCCAGCTATCAGGCCAGTGCCCGCGGTGGCGTCGTGCTGCATGGCGGCGGCGTGACGCTCTCGCCTTACCCGGTGAGCGACACCTTTGCCCTGCTGTCGGTGGGCGACATGGGCGCCATCAAAGTGTCGACGCCCAGCGGTCCGGTGTGGACCGACTGGCAAGGTCAGGCCGTCATCCCACACGTGGCGGCTTACGGCCGCAGCGCGGTGGAAGTCGACACCAAGACCCTGCCGCGCAATGCCGACATTCACAACGGGCTGGCGGTGATTTCGGCCGGTCGCGGTGCTGTCGACTCCATCGAATTCGGCCTCACCCTGACCCGCCGCGCCCTGCTCAAGGCCACCACCGCCAACGGTGCGCCCCTGCCCCGCGGCGCGGCGGTGAACACCGAGGATGGCGAGTTCGTCACCCTGGTGCAGGACGGCGGCCTGGTGTTTCTGCCCAACGTCCTCGACACCCGCGCGCTGTGGATCAGCGCACCGGGGCTGGAGCGTTGCGAACTGCGTTTCGAGCTGCCGGCGGACGCCGACACCAACGCGTATTACGAAACAGCCCCCGCCAAGTGCCGAGCCCTTTGA
- a CDS encoding fimbria/pilus chaperone family protein, translating into MTMFLSHTRHLLHGGIAVFALFLATQAQADGMVPNTSVVIVNEADGEASVTVTNTDANLALMHVTIEDIAEDNESLVFVTPPLARVEASKTQLVRFILQTEKPLLTQRLKRVIFEGIPEGKPAAEAGHARVGVTVRQNLPLIIHPKGLAPNRTPWTDLQWSLQDGQLTVRNDTPYVVRLGQEVQLLPSAGGAMLPKTYVLPGEHISVKAPEGAATQVRFQPATVYGFAVPHYEAPIKS; encoded by the coding sequence ATGACGATGTTTTTATCCCACACGCGCCATCTGCTGCATGGCGGTATCGCTGTGTTCGCCCTGTTTCTGGCGACCCAGGCCCAGGCTGACGGAATGGTCCCGAACACTTCGGTGGTCATCGTCAACGAGGCCGACGGCGAAGCTTCCGTGACGGTGACCAACACCGATGCCAACCTGGCGCTGATGCATGTCACCATCGAAGACATTGCCGAGGACAACGAATCGCTGGTGTTTGTGACACCTCCTCTGGCACGCGTCGAAGCCTCGAAAACCCAGTTGGTGCGCTTCATTCTTCAAACCGAAAAACCGTTGCTTACCCAGCGTTTGAAGCGGGTGATCTTCGAAGGTATCCCTGAAGGAAAACCCGCCGCCGAAGCCGGGCATGCCCGCGTCGGCGTGACGGTGCGTCAGAATCTGCCGCTGATTATTCATCCCAAGGGGCTGGCACCCAACCGCACGCCGTGGACCGACCTGCAATGGTCGCTGCAGGATGGTCAACTGACCGTGCGCAACGACACGCCTTATGTCGTACGCCTGGGCCAGGAAGTGCAATTGCTGCCGTCAGCGGGCGGCGCGATGTTGCCGAAAACCTATGTGTTGCCCGGTGAGCACATCAGCGTCAAGGCGCCTGAGGGGGCCGCGACGCAAGTGCGTTTTCAACCGGCGACGGTCTACGGTTTCGCGGTGCCGCATTACGAGGCCCCGATCAAATCCTGA
- a CDS encoding DUF1120 domain-containing protein, with translation MDRCSLALSVPLLIACAPMALAASSTDLSVTGLITPNSCTPILSSGGIVHHGKVTAKDLNPDQPTRLETGTLYLYVNCEGATLFTLTTVDNRDGSSAIDPRHHGLGVINDDQNLGSVAFGLFDAIADSLPVKTIMSSNDGASWRVSPYLGHAGLTAFAMPTDPGTPIAIKDLHTRLSAVTTIVRANDLTLTDEVPIDGHVTVQLNY, from the coding sequence ATGGACAGATGCTCCCTTGCTCTATCGGTCCCGCTGTTGATCGCCTGCGCGCCCATGGCCCTTGCCGCCAGCAGCACCGACCTGAGCGTCACCGGGCTGATCACCCCCAATTCCTGCACCCCCATCCTCTCCAGTGGCGGCATTGTCCACCACGGAAAAGTGACGGCAAAAGACCTGAATCCGGACCAGCCCACACGGCTGGAAACCGGCACGCTGTACCTGTACGTGAACTGTGAAGGCGCCACGCTGTTTACCCTGACGACCGTCGATAACCGCGACGGCTCGTCCGCCATTGACCCGCGCCACCACGGCCTGGGCGTCATCAACGATGACCAGAACCTGGGCAGCGTGGCGTTTGGTTTGTTCGATGCCATAGCAGACAGCCTCCCGGTGAAAACCATCATGTCCAGTAACGATGGGGCCAGCTGGCGAGTGTCGCCCTACTTGGGGCATGCCGGCCTGACCGCGTTTGCAATGCCGACTGACCCGGGCACACCGATCGCCATCAAAGACCTGCACACCAGGCTGTCGGCCGTCACCACTATCGTTCGCGCGAATGACCTGACCCTGACCGATGAAGTCCCCATCGACGGGCACGTCACCGTACAGCTCAATTATTGA
- a CDS encoding DUF1120 domain-containing protein gives MTKHLSLLTAALLLTGASSAFAASSTDLTVTGVITPSACTPILSSGGIANHGKISVKDLSPDKVTYLPQIVLQMAVNCDAPTTFALSPTDNRSGTGTASSYFGLGLINTNQKLGNFRVIPRNVMADAVNAQAILSSNGGETWVKEGVGFWGVNNIWGVGATGTVIAPIPIKDLLLDLQVRTGIAPTNGLTLTDEVNIDGSATLQIMYL, from the coding sequence ATGACCAAACATTTATCCCTCCTGACCGCTGCGTTGCTGCTGACTGGCGCGTCGTCCGCTTTCGCTGCATCCAGCACTGACCTGACTGTTACAGGCGTGATCACGCCTAGCGCCTGTACGCCTATCCTGTCCAGCGGCGGCATTGCCAATCACGGCAAGATTTCCGTGAAAGACCTCAGTCCCGACAAAGTCACCTATTTGCCGCAAATCGTCCTGCAAATGGCTGTGAACTGCGACGCTCCGACCACATTTGCCCTATCGCCAACCGATAACCGATCCGGCACGGGAACGGCTTCAAGCTATTTTGGCCTGGGGCTGATCAACACCAACCAGAAGCTGGGTAACTTCCGAGTGATCCCGAGGAATGTGATGGCTGACGCCGTCAACGCCCAAGCCATTCTCTCCAGTAATGGCGGAGAAACCTGGGTGAAGGAAGGCGTAGGGTTCTGGGGGGTGAACAACATCTGGGGAGTCGGTGCCACTGGAACGGTGATTGCGCCGATCCCGATAAAAGACCTGCTCCTTGATCTCCAGGTGCGTACCGGCATAGCGCCCACCAACGGTCTGACGCTCACCGATGAAGTCAATATCGACGGTTCGGCCACTCTCCAGATCATGTACCTGTAA
- a CDS encoding response regulator transcription factor yields the protein MRVIIADDHPVVRIGLRMLIDLSKTCVVVGEAEGPDSLSSLLSTTPCDLLVTDFSMPGNLQVDGLKMLSMVRRRYPSTAIILVTMFANVTTLRAAFAQGVMAIIAKGSSAKELPMAIKSVSEGQRFVSESLRATLVQADAEAQSSSPALSAKEHEVVRMLASGMTVSEIAGFFKRSVSTISKQKSMAMQRLGISTDVDLFAYARDNGMVH from the coding sequence ATGCGCGTAATCATCGCTGACGACCATCCGGTCGTTCGTATCGGCTTGCGGATGCTCATCGATCTGAGCAAGACATGTGTGGTCGTCGGGGAAGCCGAGGGTCCCGACAGCCTGTCGAGCCTCCTTTCAACCACGCCTTGCGATCTGTTGGTCACGGATTTCTCCATGCCGGGAAACCTGCAGGTCGATGGATTGAAGATGCTGAGCATGGTGCGACGTCGCTACCCGTCGACGGCGATCATTCTGGTCACGATGTTTGCCAACGTCACGACGCTGAGGGCGGCCTTCGCTCAAGGCGTGATGGCAATCATCGCCAAAGGCTCGTCGGCGAAGGAACTGCCGATGGCAATCAAATCGGTAAGCGAAGGGCAGCGGTTTGTCAGCGAGTCCTTGCGCGCGACGCTGGTTCAGGCAGACGCAGAAGCTCAGTCGAGTTCACCTGCGCTGTCGGCCAAAGAACATGAAGTGGTAAGAATGCTCGCCAGCGGCATGACCGTCAGTGAAATTGCCGGCTTCTTCAAACGCAGCGTGTCGACGATCAGTAAACAAAAAAGCATGGCCATGCAGAGGCTGGGCATTTCCACGGATGTTGATCTCTTCGCTTATGCCCGGGACAACGGCATGGTGCATTAG
- a CDS encoding nuclear transport factor 2 family protein, with product MSDANRALITQFYQAFQRLDAEAMSACYTDDVLFSDPAFGELRGRDAGDMWRMLTTRAKDFSLTFDNVRAEERTGGAHWVATYLFSQTGNTVVNDIQAQFVFRDGKICEHHDSFDMWAWSRQALGFKGLLLGWSPAVRNAVRAQALKGLKAFQASR from the coding sequence ATGAGTGATGCCAACCGCGCATTGATCACCCAGTTCTACCAAGCCTTTCAGCGGCTGGATGCCGAGGCCATGAGCGCCTGCTATACCGACGATGTGCTGTTCAGCGATCCTGCATTTGGCGAACTGCGCGGCCGCGATGCCGGCGACATGTGGCGCATGCTCACGACTCGGGCGAAGGATTTCTCCCTGACGTTCGATAACGTTCGAGCCGAAGAACGCACGGGCGGCGCGCATTGGGTCGCGACGTACCTGTTCAGCCAGACCGGCAACACGGTGGTCAACGATATTCAGGCGCAGTTCGTGTTTCGTGACGGCAAGATTTGCGAGCACCATGACAGCTTCGATATGTGGGCCTGGTCGCGGCAGGCGCTGGGTTTCAAGGGATTGCTGCTCGGCTGGTCGCCAGCAGTGAGAAATGCCGTTCGCGCTCAAGCCTTGAAGGGGCTGAAGGCATTCCAGGCCAGTCGCTGA
- a CDS encoding GIY-YIG nuclease family protein translates to MNTPSESPVIAAEPAPVNKPWFVYLVRAANGSLYCGISDDPVRRFATHQSGKGARFFLSSPAVALVYTEVCRDKGEALRQERLIKKLKKSAKECLVASAAAGLST, encoded by the coding sequence GTGAACACCCCGAGCGAATCTCCCGTCATTGCCGCCGAACCGGCACCGGTCAACAAGCCCTGGTTCGTCTACCTCGTTCGCGCGGCCAATGGTTCGCTCTACTGCGGGATCAGCGACGATCCCGTGCGCCGCTTCGCCACTCACCAGAGTGGCAAGGGCGCGCGCTTCTTTCTCTCCAGTCCGGCCGTGGCGTTGGTCTACACGGAAGTTTGTCGCGACAAGGGCGAAGCACTGCGCCAAGAACGCTTGATCAAAAAACTCAAGAAAAGCGCCAAGGAATGCCTGGTCGCAAGCGCTGCCGCAGGCTTATCAACCTGA
- a CDS encoding glutathione S-transferase family protein produces the protein MSELILHHYPTSLFAEKARLLLGFKGLSWRSVKISPVMPKPDLTALTGGYRKTPVLQIGADIYCDTALIARRLEQEKALPAFFPEGQEMIAATFAAWADSVVFQHAVSLVFQPESIAVRFGNMPPEAIKSFLADRAGLFSGGSAARLSAEQARHQWPTIMGRLEQQLQREQGDFLFGEPSIADFALAHCLWFLKATPVTAPLVDAYPAVSAWLGRVMGFGHGASSEMTSEDALAVARNATPAALPDEQFDEPNGFEAGQQVVIAATDYGVDPVAGELLFAGREELILRREDERGGVVHVHFPRFGFRIEAK, from the coding sequence ATGTCCGAGTTGATTCTTCATCATTACCCGACGTCCCTTTTCGCCGAAAAGGCCCGCCTGTTGCTGGGTTTCAAGGGGCTGTCCTGGCGTTCGGTGAAGATCTCGCCGGTGATGCCAAAACCTGATCTGACGGCCCTGACGGGCGGCTATCGCAAGACCCCGGTGTTGCAGATTGGCGCTGATATTTATTGCGACACCGCGCTGATCGCCCGTCGTCTGGAGCAGGAAAAAGCCTTGCCGGCGTTTTTCCCGGAAGGTCAGGAAATGATCGCCGCGACCTTCGCCGCCTGGGCTGATTCGGTGGTGTTCCAGCATGCGGTCAGTCTGGTGTTTCAGCCGGAATCCATCGCTGTGCGCTTCGGCAATATGCCGCCGGAAGCGATCAAGTCATTCCTGGCTGATCGCGCCGGGTTGTTCAGTGGCGGCAGCGCTGCCAGGTTGTCGGCCGAGCAAGCACGGCATCAATGGCCGACGATCATGGGGCGCCTAGAGCAGCAGCTTCAGCGCGAGCAGGGTGATTTCCTGTTCGGCGAGCCGTCGATTGCCGATTTTGCGTTGGCGCACTGCCTGTGGTTCCTCAAGGCGACGCCGGTGACTGCACCGCTGGTTGATGCTTATCCGGCGGTTTCTGCGTGGTTAGGGCGGGTGATGGGCTTCGGTCATGGCGCGTCCAGCGAGATGACGTCCGAGGACGCGTTGGCGGTGGCGCGCAATGCCACACCGGCCGCGTTGCCGGATGAGCAGTTTGATGAACCGAATGGTTTTGAAGCGGGTCAGCAGGTGGTGATCGCAGCGACCGACTACGGGGTTGACCCGGTGGCGGGTGAGTTGCTGTTTGCGGGCAGGGAAGAATTGATTCTGCGTCGAGAAGACGAGCGTGGCGGCGTGGTGCATGTGCACTTTCCGCGGTTTGGATTCCGCATAGAAGCGAAGTAG